From Panicum hallii strain FIL2 chromosome 2, PHallii_v3.1, whole genome shotgun sequence, a single genomic window includes:
- the LOC112883245 gene encoding uncharacterized protein LOC112883245 gives MATLTLPPTNAAGQTATQEGPAGGTRKPADGAADPGGMDSGWVVLGKSDIVPADLAEAAAAAGHPRLNFSPLPMIPIWVQMVLGGVVYTAVPFYKRARKIEGETLNNVETTVEVVEHVAEVTEKLAANAANSLPENGPLQKVAVEIEYIAEVVDKDAHKVEAVIKKIEDVSDKIDAAVEPVIEALEKDFKPNPTSSTGPDAKE, from the exons ATGGCCACCCTCACCTTGCCGCCGACCAACGCCGCCGGCCAGACCGCCACCCAGGAAGGCCCTGCAGG CGGGACCAGGAAGCCTGCCGACGGCGCTGCAGATCCGGGCGGCATGGATTCAGG GTGGGTTGTTCTGGGGAAATCGGACATCGTTCCGGCGGATTTggccgaggccgccgccgccgcggggcacCCCCGCCTCAACTTCTCGCCGCTGCCGATGATACCTATCTG GGTGCAGATGGTCCTTGGGGGCGTGGTTTACACAGCTGTGCCGTTCTACAAGAGGGCCAGGAAGATCGAAG GCGAAACGTTGAACAATGTGGAAACTACAGTGGAGGTTGTGGAGCATGTTGCTGAGGTGACAGAGAAGCTAGCTGCCAACGCAGCCAATTCCCTACCAGAGAACGGTCCTCTGCAGAAGGTTGCTGTGGAGATCGAGTACATTGCTGAAGTGGTGGATAAGGATGCACATAAGGTTGAAGCGGTCATTAAGAAG ATTGAAGACGTGAGTGACAAGATCGACGCCGCTGTGGAGCCTGTCATTGAAGCGCTTGAGAAGGACTTCAAGCCGAACCCAACATCCTCTACTGGACCAGATGCCAAGGAATAG
- the LOC112882035 gene encoding mavicyanin-like: MANAAFPLVALLVAGCAALASATTFTVGDSQGWTTGVNYDSWASSKSFAVGDTLAFRYVSKAHTVTEVSKSGYDTCSGSGANALSDDDSGSTTVTLTTPGTHYFICNVPGHCASGMKFSISVSATRSGASASAASPQVPATTASVVVAAAAGAAIKLALF; the protein is encoded by the exons ATGGCCAACGCCGCCTTCCCTCTCGTCGCGCTGCTCGTCGCCGGGTGCGCGGCGCTGGCCTCGGCCACGACGTTCACCGTCGGCGACTCGCAGGGCTGGACGACCGGCGTCAACTACGACAGCTGGGCCAGCAGCAAGAGCTTCGCCGTCGGGGACACGCTAG CGTTCCGGTACGTGAGCAAGGCGCACACGGTGACGGAGGTGAGCAAGAGCGGCTACGACACCTGCTCCGGCTCCGGCGCCAACGCACTGAGCGACGACGACAGCGGCTCCACCACCGTCACGCTCACCACCCCCGGCACGCACTACTTTATCTGCAACGTCCCCGGCCACTGCGCCAGCGGCATGAAGTTCTCCATCTCCGTCTCCGCCACGCGCTCCGGCGCCTCCGCGTCCGCGGCCTCCCCGCAGGTTCCGGCGACAACGGCctccgtcgtcgtcgccgcggCCGCAGGCGCCGCGATCAAGCTCGCGCTCTTCTGA
- the LOC112883246 gene encoding blue copper protein-like, translating into MPSTLARVAVLFAAGFTAAAALASATTFIVGDDQGWTIGVDYIAWVRGKTFKVGDKLVFDYPSAEHAVTEVGKNDYFACAGGSALSNDRSGSTNVTLTGPGTRYFICNIPGHCTIGMRLAVTIAGDGSPPVVTPTATATGSRIRPRMGPVGVAAAAGAMIKLAL; encoded by the exons ATGCCCAGCACTTTGGCTCGTGTCGCAGTGCTGTTCGCCGCGGGCttcacagcggcggcggcgctggcctcGGCCACGACGTTCATCGTCGGCGACGACCAGGGCTGGACGATCGGCGTCGACTACATCGCCTGGGTCAGAGGCAAGACGTTCAAGGTTGGAGACAAACTAG TGTTCGACTACCCGAGCGCGGAGCACGCGGTGACGGAGGTGGGGAAGAACGACTACTtcgcctgcgccggcggcagcgcaCTGAGCAACGACCGCAGCGGCTCGACCAACGTCACGCTCACGGGCCCCGGCACGCGCTACTTCATCTGCAACATCCCAGGACACTGCACCATCGGCATGAGGCtcgccgtcaccatcgccggGGACGGCTCGCCCCCGGTCGTCACTCCGACTGCCACCGCCACGGGCTCCAGGATCCGGCCAAGGATGGGGCCCGTCGGCGTCGCTGCGGCCGCGGGGGCTATGATCAAACTCGCGTTGTAA
- the LOC112883070 gene encoding blue copper protein-like — MAASASALVAVLLAAGYAALASPATTHTVGGVHSWMTGVDYAAWASDKTFAVGDKLLFSYVRTDHTVTEVSRSGYDACSGGDARSEDNNSGLTTVTLATPGAHYFICVVPDHCASGMRLAVNVSAAPPGAAATTSGTAGGGLQVPVTVPVVVAAAAATGALTKLALL, encoded by the exons ATGGCGGCCAGCGCTTCGGCTCTTGTCGCGGTACTGCTCGCTGCCGGGTACGCGGCGCTGGCGTCGCCGGCCACGACGCACACCGTCGGCGGCGTGCACAGCTGGATGACCGGCGTCGACTATGCCGCGTGGGCCAGCGACAAGACGTTCGCCGTCGGAGACAAGCTAT TGTTCAGCTACGTGAGGACGGATCACACGGTGACGGAGGTGAGCAGGAGCGGCTACGACGCGTGCTCCGGCGGCGACGCGCGGAGCGAGGACAACAACAGCGGCCTGACCACCGTCACGCTCGCGACCCCCGGCGCGCACTACTTCATCTGCGTCGTCCCCGACCACTGCGCCAGCGGCATGAGGCTCGCCGTCAACGTCTCCGCGGCGCCCCCGGGCGCTGCCGCGACGACATCAGGCACCGCCGGGGGCGGCCTGCAGGTTCCGGTGACGGTccccgtcgtcgtcgccgccgccgccgcaacggGTGCTCTGACCAAGCTCGCGCTGCTCTAA